The sequence AGCCGAGTTCATGCGGCGTTTCGACCTCGAGGACATCCCCGGGATCGGCCCCGCGTTCCGCGCGGCGCTCGAGCGCCGGTCGCTACGGTCCGTTGCCGACGTGCTGCGGGTCCAGCAGGAATGGCTCGAGCGCTGGTTCGGAGCCCGGCGCGCCCGCTGGCTGCACGACCGGGTGCGGGGACTGGACGGCGAGAGCACCCTCCCGGTGCGCGAGCGGAAGTCGGTGAGCGTGGAGCGGACGTTCGCCGCCGACCTCTCCGACGACGATGAGCTGGACGGCGTCCTGTCGCGACAGGTGAACTCGGTCGCGCGGCGCGTTCGCCGACTCGGTGGGGGAGCGCGCACGATCACCGTCAAGATCCGGGACCGGGATTTCGCGACCCGCCAGTGCAGCCGCACCCTGCCCCGGCCGGTGGAATCGGACCAGGCCATCCTTCGCGTGGCCCGCGAGCTTCTCGCCGAACTACGGTCGCGGCGCCGAACTCCTGCGCGCCTCCTCGGCGTCGCCGCCAGCGGATTCTCGAGCGAAGGGAAACGCGCGCAACTCGCCTTCCTTCCCGAAGCCGACGATCCGGATCCGGACCGCGCACGCCGCATCTCCCGGGTGATGGACGTCGCCCGGAACCGGTTCGGCGATGGCGCCCTCGGTCCGGGGCGCAGCCTCGGTTCCCGGGAGTAACCCCGCTCGGCGAACCGCTGTTTCCCTACTCGCGGGATGATCCCCGCTGCCGCAGCCACGGCTTGCGCGCAAAGTAGCCGTTGGCTTCCTCGGCCACCTTGGGCGCAAGCATGAAGAGCGCGATCAGGTTGGGAACGATGACGATCGCCAGGAAGATGTCGCCCAGGTTCCAGATCACCGTCAGGGGCAGCACCGCGCCGACGAAGTGCATGATGACGAAGACCAGCTTGTACGGCAGGACGGCGTTCGCCCCCAGCAGGTAGTACGCACAGCGGTCGCCATAGTAGCTCCACGCGATCGCCGTCGATATCGCAAACAGGAGCACCGAGAAAACAACGATCATGTGGCCCCAGTCGCCCAGCGCGCTCAATCCTCGGCGGAAGCCTTCCATGGTCAGGGGCGCGCCGCTCTCGAAGGCTTCCCCGTGGAGGGACTCGTAGGTCTGGCCATCGTCTGTCCGGGCAAGGCCTTCGTCCGGCAGGACGGTTCCGGTGAAGGGTGTGGTATGCGCTTCGTCCACATACAGCATGTCGACGTACGCGTCGTGCCACGCGATGTGCACGCCGCCCGGATCCGCGGGCACTCCGTTCTCGAAGCGGATTTCGGCCGGAGCGTCCGCGCCCTCGTTGTTGCCCATGGCATCCACGGTGACATACCCCAGGTCGCCGCCCCCCAGGGTGACTTCCGTGGGGATGCGGGCGTTCCATACGCCGGTGGTGATGATCACGAGTCCCGTCATCGAGCAGATCACGATCGTGTCGATGAAGGGCTCGAGCAGCGCGACGACGCCCTCCGACACCGGCTCGTCGGTCTTGGCCGCGGCGTGCGCGATGGGCGCCGAGCCCTGGCCTGCCTCGTTGGAGAAGAGGCCGCGGCGGACACCCCACATCAGCGTCACGAGGAAGGCGCCCACGCCGGTCCCGGCCACGCCCGCGGTGGGATTGAAGGCCTCGCGGAAGATGAGACCGAGTGCGGGAACGATGTCGGCCGCGTTGAAGAGCAGGATGACCAGCGCGCCCAGGCAGTAGACCGCGGCCATGACCGGCGCCAGGATTCCGGTAACCCGTCCGATCCGGGTAATCCCTCCAAGGATGACCAGTGCGACCACTCCGGAGGTAACCAGACCGCTCACCGTGGCAGGGATGCCGAAGATGGTGCGCATCGAATCCGAGACCGTGTTGGCCTGAATCGCGTTGCCGGTGAGGAAGGCGGTCAGCCCCAGCATGATGGCGAAGAAGACGGCCATCCACTTCCAGCGCGCTCCCAGCCCACGCTCGATATAGTACATGGGACCGCCGCTTACCGTCCCCTCCCACTTGTGGGCGTCGTGATCGGGCGCCTCGACCTGACGATACTTCTGGGCGAGCGTCACCTCGGTGAACTTGGTGGCCATGCCGAGGGCGGCCGTGACCCACATCCAGAAGAGCGCACCCGGGCCTCCCCAGTGAATCGCGATCGCCACGCCGGCGATGTTGCCAATGCCGACGGTTGCGGACAGCGCCGTGGTCAGCGCCTGGAAATGCGAGACGTCGCCCGGCTCGTCAGGATCGTCGTACTTGCCCGAGGTGACGGCGAACCCGTGGCCCAGCCTGCGAACCTGCACGAACCCGAGCCGCAGTGTGAGGAAGACGCCCACGCCAAGGAGCAGGATCACCATGAAGGGAACCGTCTCGTCGCCGACCGAGATGCCCAGCTCCACGATGTAGCGGTTCCCCAGGTCGGATAGTGTCTGAAAGAGTTCCACGGAGGCTCCTCGGCTGCGGGGCGGATCGGGTGTCGGAATCGGGAAGGATGCCCCGCGAGCGGACCGTGGTCAACATGAGCCGATCCCGGGATGGGCTCAGTGGCGTGCGTCGCGTCCCGCGGGGAACCGCGCGGAGGACCGGCCGAAAGACGCTCGGTGGATCGGGCCGACCCGGGTCAAGGCAACGGCCGCGCGAGCGCTTCCCCGAGGCGGATTTCCCTCGCGGCGGTCAGGCCGGGCACCCATTCATGGCTGTCGCGCTCGAGCAGCATGACCACGCACGACCCCAGGTGGAAGGCCATGATTTCCTCCCCGCGCGCGATGGTGAGTGCGGGCTCGTAGGTCCGGTGGCGCCCGGACGGCGGGCGGCGGTTGGTGACCCAGCCGCCCTCCCCCCCACCCCACCCGGGATCGAACGCGGTGGAGATGCGCCCGACGTTGTACGCCCCGACCGCCACCAGCGCGATCCGCCCGGCACCCCCCGCGAGCGAGCAAACGACGCGCTCGTTGGTCGCGAGCAGATCCGGGATCTCGGCCACCGCGGCGGCATTCACCGGGAAGAGCCCACCCGGGACGTACGTGGCCGTGCACAGCCGACCCGCCACCGGGGCGTGGATGCGGTGATAGTGCCTGGGGGCGAGGTAGATGGTCGCATACAGCCCGCCATGGAAGCGGGCCGCGGCATCCTCGCCGGCCAGCAGGGCGGCCGCAGTGTAGCGGCGACCCTTCGCCTGCACGAGCTGGCCGTCCTCCACCGTGCCGAGCCGGGTGAGCACGCCGTCCACCGGCGACGTCACCAGCGAAGCATCCGACGGCCACTGCCGGGCGCCGGACGCGAGCCGCCGCACGAAGAACGCGTTCAGGCTGGCGTAGTCGGCAGGCGCCTGCCCGGCTTCGTCCATCCGTGCGCCAACCATGCGCGCGAAGCCTCCGATCAGGGGCGCCCGCAGTGGGCGGGGGATTACCGCGTCCGCAAGCCGGCCGAAGCCGCGGCTGGCGACCGCCCTCGGAAGCCGCGACAGGAGCGCGAGCAGGAGGCGCCCGCCCCACGAGGCCCGTGGCCGTCCTTCCCGTGCT comes from Gammaproteobacteria bacterium and encodes:
- a CDS encoding DNA polymerase IV, with product MNPPRILLVDCDSFFVQVARLEDPDGAGRRRLLIVGGTPEGRGVVASASYEARKHGVRSAMPTAQALRLCPGAAVVPVPRAACVRRSREVRRALEELSPVVRPASIDEFYLDLSGTERMLAGESFEDTARRIRDTVLARTGISVSAGGGTRRLIAKLATGLAKPAGVCIVPPGEEAEFMRRFDLEDIPGIGPAFRAALERRSLRSVADVLRVQQEWLERWFGARRARWLHDRVRGLDGESTLPVRERKSVSVERTFAADLSDDDELDGVLSRQVNSVARRVRRLGGGARTITVKIRDRDFATRQCSRTLPRPVESDQAILRVARELLAELRSRRRTPARLLGVAASGFSSEGKRAQLAFLPEADDPDPDRARRISRVMDVARNRFGDGALGPGRSLGSRE
- a CDS encoding sodium:alanine symporter family protein, with amino-acid sequence MVILLLGVGVFLTLRLGFVQVRRLGHGFAVTSGKYDDPDEPGDVSHFQALTTALSATVGIGNIAGVAIAIHWGGPGALFWMWVTAALGMATKFTEVTLAQKYRQVEAPDHDAHKWEGTVSGGPMYYIERGLGARWKWMAVFFAIMLGLTAFLTGNAIQANTVSDSMRTIFGIPATVSGLVTSGVVALVILGGITRIGRVTGILAPVMAAVYCLGALVILLFNAADIVPALGLIFREAFNPTAGVAGTGVGAFLVTLMWGVRRGLFSNEAGQGSAPIAHAAAKTDEPVSEGVVALLEPFIDTIVICSMTGLVIITTGVWNARIPTEVTLGGGDLGYVTVDAMGNNEGADAPAEIRFENGVPADPGGVHIAWHDAYVDMLYVDEAHTTPFTGTVLPDEGLARTDDGQTYESLHGEAFESGAPLTMEGFRRGLSALGDWGHMIVVFSVLLFAISTAIAWSYYGDRCAYYLLGANAVLPYKLVFVIMHFVGAVLPLTVIWNLGDIFLAIVIVPNLIALFMLAPKVAEEANGYFARKPWLRQRGSSRE
- the asd gene encoding archaetidylserine decarboxylase (Phosphatidylserine decarboxylase is synthesized as a single chain precursor. Generation of the pyruvoyl active site from a Ser is coupled to cleavage of a Gly-Ser bond between the larger (beta) and smaller (alpha chains). It is an integral membrane protein.), with product MENSAREGRPRASWGGRLLLALLSRLPRAVASRGFGRLADAVIPRPLRAPLIGGFARMVGARMDEAGQAPADYASLNAFFVRRLASGARQWPSDASLVTSPVDGVLTRLGTVEDGQLVQAKGRRYTAAALLAGEDAAARFHGGLYATIYLAPRHYHRIHAPVAGRLCTATYVPGGLFPVNAAAVAEIPDLLATNERVVCSLAGGAGRIALVAVGAYNVGRISTAFDPGWGGGEGGWVTNRRPPSGRHRTYEPALTIARGEEIMAFHLGSCVVMLLERDSHEWVPGLTAAREIRLGEALARPLP